A genomic region of Methanosarcina thermophila TM-1 contains the following coding sequences:
- a CDS encoding pyruvoyl-dependent arginine decarboxylase: MIPRKAFMTKGTGVHKDRLASFELALRDAKIEKYNLVSVSSILPPNCKIIPREEGLLELKAGSIVHCVLARNDTNEPHRLMAAAIGTAIPVNEENYGYISEHHSFGEEEIIAGEYAEDLAATMLATTLGIEFDAEAAWHEREQVYKASGHIFDTFHICQTAKGDKNGKWTTVVAALVFITE, translated from the coding sequence ATGATCCCAAGAAAAGCATTTATGACAAAGGGTACTGGGGTACACAAAGACAGACTGGCATCTTTTGAACTTGCGCTGAGGGATGCAAAAATCGAGAAATATAACCTTGTAAGTGTCTCAAGCATCCTGCCTCCCAACTGCAAAATAATACCCAGAGAAGAAGGACTCTTAGAGTTGAAAGCTGGTTCCATTGTCCATTGTGTACTTGCAAGGAACGATACTAATGAGCCTCATCGTTTAATGGCTGCAGCTATAGGAACTGCGATACCTGTAAACGAAGAAAACTACGGGTACATCTCCGAACACCACTCCTTTGGAGAAGAAGAAATTATTGCAGGAGAATATGCTGAAGATCTGGCAGCAACTATGCTTGCAACCACCCTTGGTATAGAATTTGATGCAGAAGCCGCCTGGCACGAGAGAGAGCAGGTCTACAAAGCAAGCGGGCACATTTTCGATACGTTCCACATCTGCCAGACTGCAAAAGGCGATAAGAACGGAAAATGGACTACTGTTGTAGCTGCACTGGTCTTTATTACAGAGTAA
- a CDS encoding hydantoinase/oxoprolinase family protein — translation MQYSMGIDAGGTYTDSVIIRDSDGKVMDSSKAPTTYPDLLEGIRNSIDGLDERYLKDVKMVSVSTTLATNTILEKNGYPVGLILVGDYEVPEKMDIEFYTIVKGGHDHHGAELTSLDLEAVEAFVRKVKDKVSAFAVSSYFSVRNPAHELAVKALIKELTGMPVVCGHELSLDLGAYERGITAYLNAQLIPVANQFIRSIREEISRRGMNSRLLMLKCDGSVVGINEALEKPIESIFSGPAASLVGASYLSGLDTCAVIDVGGTSTDVSMLENGLPELCADGAVVGGWQTKVKAIRMETSAMGGDSHIWVRNMKINIGPRRVIPLCVAAVKYPGFLETLRKGRIPGTMHLEENVQPTKFFVRTGLEPSDLGKLEKELFDRIGDFPTSLNDIFWETQKTLFPGLLDSLIRKRLIQAIGFTPTDALHVLGEYTEWDEEASKVGAKLLERYTQIDHIELCKQIKKDVARNMALNLLSFVLKDVPPKEIEKILLSDRFIQFRMKIPVVLIGGPVVAYIKELKQILDAEIIVPEHAKVGNAVGAVMGKGIKRLEILIKSTYSKDKKRMVLLFSPLGREIFGSYPEALEYADTLGRRLVMEYMTESGFDKGQVQIEVSKKDISLSETGAIPVETKLVFVGVGLPNV, via the coding sequence TAAAAATGGTTTCGGTCTCTACCACGCTTGCAACGAACACAATCCTTGAGAAAAATGGCTATCCTGTAGGCTTGATTCTTGTAGGAGACTACGAAGTTCCGGAAAAAATGGATATTGAGTTCTATACTATTGTAAAAGGAGGTCACGACCACCACGGAGCCGAACTTACTTCTCTTGATCTGGAAGCTGTAGAAGCCTTTGTCCGTAAGGTTAAGGACAAAGTCTCGGCTTTTGCAGTCTCTTCCTACTTCAGTGTTCGAAATCCTGCCCATGAACTGGCAGTCAAAGCCCTCATTAAGGAGCTTACCGGAATGCCTGTAGTCTGCGGGCACGAACTCTCTCTTGACCTTGGAGCCTATGAGAGAGGGATTACAGCCTACCTGAATGCTCAGCTTATTCCTGTTGCAAATCAGTTCATCCGTTCAATCAGGGAAGAAATTTCCAGGCGGGGAATGAATTCGAGGCTGCTCATGCTCAAATGCGATGGCTCGGTCGTGGGCATTAACGAAGCTCTGGAAAAACCAATCGAGTCCATCTTTTCGGGCCCTGCAGCAAGCCTTGTAGGAGCCTCTTACCTTTCAGGGCTTGATACCTGTGCGGTTATTGATGTAGGCGGGACAAGTACGGATGTTTCCATGCTCGAAAACGGGCTTCCTGAACTCTGTGCCGACGGGGCTGTAGTCGGAGGCTGGCAGACAAAGGTTAAAGCTATCAGGATGGAAACTTCGGCAATGGGAGGAGACAGCCATATCTGGGTCCGAAATATGAAAATAAACATCGGTCCAAGACGAGTTATTCCACTCTGCGTTGCAGCTGTCAAATACCCGGGTTTTCTCGAAACCCTGAGAAAAGGAAGAATCCCCGGAACTATGCACCTTGAGGAAAATGTGCAGCCTACCAAGTTTTTTGTAAGGACAGGGCTCGAACCTTCCGACCTCGGAAAGCTTGAAAAGGAACTCTTTGACAGGATAGGGGATTTCCCGACATCTCTTAACGATATCTTCTGGGAGACCCAGAAAACGCTTTTTCCGGGCTTGCTTGATTCGCTCATAAGGAAACGTCTGATACAGGCAATTGGGTTTACTCCAACGGATGCGCTTCACGTGCTTGGGGAATATACCGAATGGGATGAAGAAGCTTCAAAGGTTGGAGCAAAACTTCTGGAGCGCTATACTCAGATCGACCATATCGAGCTCTGCAAACAGATAAAAAAAGATGTTGCGCGGAACATGGCTCTAAACCTGTTATCTTTTGTTCTCAAGGATGTGCCTCCGAAGGAAATCGAGAAAATCCTCCTTTCCGACAGGTTTATACAGTTCAGGATGAAAATTCCAGTAGTGCTCATTGGAGGCCCAGTAGTTGCATACATAAAAGAACTGAAACAGATTCTTGATGCTGAAATTATAGTCCCTGAACATGCCAAGGTAGGAAACGCAGTCGGAGCTGTTATGGGCAAGGGCATAAAAAGGCTTGAAATCCTGATCAAAAGCACATATTCAAAAGACAAGAAGAGAATGGTTCTTTTATTCTCCCCACTGGGCAGGGAGATCTTCGGAAGCTATCCCGAGGCTCTGGAATACGCTGATACCCTTGGAAGAAGACTTGTCATGGAATATATGACCGAATCAGGTTTCGATAAAGGGCAGGTTCAGATAGAAGTTAGCAAAAAAGATATCTCTTTGAGTGAAACCGGAGCAATACCTGTAGAGACAAAGCTTGTTTTTGTAGGTGTCGGGCTGCCAAATGTCTGA